In Oncorhynchus kisutch isolate 150728-3 linkage group LG5, Okis_V2, whole genome shotgun sequence, a genomic segment contains:
- the LOC109890085 gene encoding cocaine- and amphetamine-regulated transcript protein-like translates to MASILLLFLAASCCAFLCLADDTSLEFETRALEFPHKSQEEKDLIEALQEVLEKLKNKQMPLSEKKLGWLPSCDAGEQCAVRKGARVGTLCGCPRGTTCNFYVLKCL, encoded by the exons ATGGCCAGCATTCTACTGCTTTTCCTCGCAGCCTCCTGCTGCGCATTTCTCTGTCTCGCTGACGACACCTCCTTGGAGTTTGAGACTCGCGCTCTAGAGTTCCCCCACAAATCACAAGAAGAGAAGGATCTG ATTGAAGCTTTACAAGAAGTTCTGGAGAAACTGAAGAACAAACAGATGCCGTTATCAGAAAAGAAGCTTGGCTGGCTGCCGTCG TGTGATGCAGGCGAGCAGTGCGCTGTTCGCAAAGGTGCGCGTGTCGGAACGCTGTGCGGCTGTCCGCGTGGGACTACGTGCAACTTCTATGTCCTCAAGTGTTTgtaa